The Liolophura sinensis isolate JHLJ2023 chromosome 6, CUHK_Ljap_v2, whole genome shotgun sequence genomic sequence GTAGAGGTAAGTACATCTACTTGCGTTATTAACCCCAAATCTGGTAGTGGTAAGCACACCTACTTGTTATATTAACCTCATACCGATCATTCTAAACACGTGTGTATGCGATACTTATTTCAAGTATGTCTGACACCAATACATGCATTCACATGTAACAGGCAACGGCAGGGAGTACATTACAGATTCATGcagttgtttatatatttttgtgccCTCCTCCTAGTGTCGTCGTCTAGGCTTTATGTAATGTGACACAGAGCACTGTAAAAATCAATCATAGCTTCATTTAAACAGCGTTCATTGTTGCAAACGTTTATTTGACAAATCATTGCATTGACACGATGCAAAAATGATGGAATAAGACAATTTCAAAAAATCCTTTACACCAATTTTGTCTTTAGATTATAGGCAAGTTCTACAACTTATGACAGGATGCCAGAAAAACAGTCAAACCGGGAGAGTAAGCGAAAGGCCGAGTCTAAACAGTTTAATTACAAAGTCCTAAAGACCGCCGCCCTTGTACTATTATGGGTCACCAGCGTAAGTTGTAGTCTTTTTCAACAACTTTCACAATAACTCGGAGCATGTagattgttttctttgtatttttaccACGTTGTTCATGGACTTCGTGAGAATGCCATGTTGTGTAAGTCCAAATTCCAAACGCATGCTTCTGTCCTAGGTTTTTGTAAATAGCATGAAAAGAAAGGGCAAACCTGGTGAATCTTCTAAATTAAGCCTTTTGAATGAATTTATGGTCATACTGCAAAAATATCTGCACAGGTGTTTCGATAATCCACAGGCTTTGTGACGTTTGGTTTCCTACCACGAGGTTTTCGCGTCGGTAAATGTTATTATAATCAAATAACGACAGTCCCCACTTCTGGCAGGTCAGTATATCAGtgctgatatatatgtataaatgctgCCGCACTGAATTGCTACGCCGAGGACACCAAACAGTACTCCATAATCTCAGCGCCAATGTTCGATCCATGGATTGCCAAGATTTCAATCTTTGAAGACTTACTGGTTTCACCACGATTCTGCCATGAACTAAACGTTTGTCTTGTATATCTGCCATTTTATCCCCTGTTCTTTGCACAGGGCTTATTCATATCTTTGGCGGGAGCAACTCTGGTAGACTTCAAACAGTTACTTCACACAGACTTTGACATCCTGGGTACGGTCATGGTGTTACGAACAGTCGGCTATGTGATTGGTTGTTCCGTGGCGAGCGTACTCCATGATAAAATTGGCATCCAATCAGAGCTAATCGTTGCCGTGGCTGCAGCCGTCTGCTCTTCTTCAAACTTCCTCAAGCCTTTGTCTCCATCGGTCATCTTTTTCGGAGCTGTGAACACAGCAGAGGGATTTGCCCACAGCTGTATGAACACCGGTAAGCAGCATATATCGGATAGACTTAAAAAAGCAATAATACCCCGTTTTTTTATTTCCCACAAATCGTTTAATGgatattaaatacatttcatatgAACTTGAGGACCATAAGTGGAGGAAAAAACATCACGTCAGTAACAAATTCGAAAGCTCCTGCTTGAAATACACAATGTCCGAATTATGCCTGGGATGCGGCAGATTTTAGTCATGCGCTTTTAAATGTGTtgctgttttaatattgttgCCCCTGTGAAatgtatctttatttatttatcgatgaGTGTGAAATAACAAGCGAgttatctttcatttttctgaaCAGTCTGAATAATTGCGTATTTAAGAGGGTTTCAATTTTTTGTCTGATATATCCGTTTCACTGATTTGTAACGTTGTCGATGTCCAAACTTAAGCCAGTAGTTCAATATGCAGAACTTCATGTGTTGGAGAGACCTATTCATATTTAAGATATCATGAAGCTGGTGTTTTCACGTAGTCTGTCACTTTTTCTCACCCTAAAATCGTGTCTATTTGTAATAATTCTCTTTCAGTGAACAATGCCTTGATACTGGATCTGTGGGGTAGAAAAGCATCTATGCCCCTTCATATTTTTCACTTTGGCTTTGGTCTTGGTGGATTTTTGGGCCCATTGCTGACCAAGGATTACCTCTCCATTGGCTGCCCGGATACTGCCTCCTATAACAGCTCAGCGGACTGGTATCTAGGGGGAGATAACTTCAGTGGACATGACTACGACTTACTGAAAGTCACATGCAAAAACTCAACTGAGGCTAATCCAATGTTTTTGAGAACGCCGAATTTGGAGGTTCCGTTCTCTATTGTGGGCAGTCTGCTGGCAATTATTAGTTTAGTGCTGTTCACCTTCTATTTCCTGGAAAAGTGTTCAGGTCAGTTCCGGTTATCTTACACAAAGCCTGCTAAAGTCGGAACGTACCAAACAACAGAAAAAGTCCCCAAACAATCCATTTGTGACTTCATAAAGAGTTTCCATTTCAGGTTCGTCGTCGGTTTGTTTTTCGTGTATATGCTCATCAACACATTTGAAGGTGTGGTGTACAACTATCTATTTACATTCGCCTATGAAGGTGGGACTGGTTTCAGCAAACCGGAAGCGGCGTACCTAACCTCGGCTTACTGGGGCTCGTACACCCTGAGCCGTCTGTTGGCCTCGCTGATAGCTCACTTCGTCTCCGTCAAAATAATGATATTTGTGGAGTTCGTAGGAAGTTTAGGCTCACTTCTCAGTATGCTGTTTCTGGGGTTCAGCAGTAAGGTGGGTATGTGGGTCTCTGCCTGCCTGCTTGGCATATTCTCTGCCCCAATCTGGCCCTCAGGGCTCGCCTGGGCGGATAGGTATGTAAGGGTTAAGGCCTCTGTGGTGGCGGTGACGGACGTAGGGGCTGGCATCGGTGGCTCCATTTGCATGTGGGTCGCAGGGCACTTGGTACAGTTGAACCGAACTCATGTTTACCTTTGTGTGGCGTCTTCCGGTTGCGCATGTGCAATCATTATCGTGACATTGTTGCAGATTTATGGGTACCGCCAAGGAGACcgtcatgcaaagagaaaaaaTAGTGCTTGCCGTGCGAATGCAACATGAGACAAAGGATTGGTGTTGAGACGGTGGCTCCATTTGCATGTGGGTCGCAGGGCACTTGGTACAGTTGAACCGAAGTCGTGTTTACCTGTATGTGGTCTTCCGGTTTTCCGGTTGCGCGTGTTCAATCATTATCGTGACATTGTTGCAGATTTATGGGTACCGCCAAGGTGCACGGTGCTTGCCGTGCGAATACAACATGAGGCAAAGGATTGGTGTCAAGACTTTCTGCTGGCTTTAATTAATTGACATTTGTAGTTTGTTGTTTATACgtgtgaaaacaaatatcatTCTTAATTTTAGAATATACGGAAGGATACACACAATGTAAGGGATATTGATATGTTATGATACCATAAATATTCTACAAGAGTATGTTAATGTTAAAACTTAATAACACGCTcgttatgtgtttatttacatttattatcacGTATCTTGACATCGGAACCGAGGAACAATGTAAatcaatttgtttgatttttattttaccgCCATaaccaagaatgtttcactgaaacgatggcagtcagtatgatgggtggaggaaaccgaattGCTTGAGGAGAAACCGATGACGTTTGACAACTTACGGTTACACTTTCCCGGATGTGACGTATAGATATACGTCACCATACTGGTAGGAGACAAGTGTTCTTCAACGATTGCACATACACCCACACGGGCTTCGTTGGCCGCTTACTGTTCGGAAGACAACACAACCATTGCATATGTTAGATCCAATGAGACTTGGCTTACATTCCAGAAGACTACAGCAGCAATGTTCCAAAAATCTTGAAGACGCATTAATGGTCTAATGCCGTAAGTTACAGGCGTGTGTGTAAAGCAAGTtcggaaataatttttaatttgatgcAGGACATAATGGCAAGAGATTTGCATTATTAACAAGTTACAGTGTTATGTCCATGCCAGTTTTGTCCCAAACAGATGGCCCCTGTCAAAATGCTACTTGGTGAAGGACCTTGTCTTTGTCTTGCTGCTTGTAAAGACAAACTTATGgattaaagaaaacatatatgaTAGTTAAGAAATAAGCGAAAAACTCAAACCAACGGACTGTTGCCTGCTTGGTCGAATAAAGTAACTACATATATGTGGTTCACGAAACTCTTACAGACAACATAAATCTACTGCAGCTGAAACAGACGTGGCGCTGTGATTACAATGTCAGCAACAGAACTGGTCACGGACAAATGCATAAAAATGCACAAGTGGGCTATTCTAGACTGACCTTGAAAACTGATGAACGGGCAAGGTCACTTCTGCTATGTATCATGTGACCGATCGATTGTAATATGTCCAGACCCACGGCACAAAGAACATTTGTTACAGGTATGTTAACGTACGGCAGATAGTCTCCTCACGAGATCCGCACAGAATGACATCTGTTTGTGGGGAAACAGAAATTGCAGGACAAGATGTTTATACAGTGCTTTAACACTGCATAGTTGATTCGGTCCCTCGTGGTCCATAACACTGAGAAATCTGATGTCTCACACACCTGACATCCTTTGCGCCTGCTGGAAGTGTGTGGACACTGGTCTGTTGTATGCATTTTGCTAAAAATGCGCAGGGTGAGGCCAGTGTTGCCCTTGATGACAAACTCTCTAGTGCTAGTAAGTAGTCATTCAGTTCCGAACATTTGCAGGGAATGTGGTAATATTTGTATTCCGCAGTCACTTATGGGTGTACTATATTCTCAATGTCGGTAGAATAGGCACTGACTTTAGCTGCTTGTCAAGGCATATTCATCGATCTAACTGAATTGCTTATAGTCggcttatttattcatttgattatttcATTGGCTTTATGTTTATATCCCACTTATTTCCCCTCAACGATGGTGGTGATGTTTATTGATGAAGGAAACAGGGAAGAATTAAGCACAGATAAACAGAGATAAGCAGGCCAATGGACTTCAGTTAGTCTAGACGCTTGACCCAATTGAACATGGACGGTAACAAGGGTCTAGGTACTAACTAACACTTCaggaagaaaaaataatgaGGCAGCTCGGCCAGCAAGACAGGATATTCtgtatactttttaaaattctgaccgTTCCTCACATTCGTGATAACAGATAACTTTTTCATGATAACTTGTTTCAGGCAAAATATTCCTCAGACACGCGGCCGGGCCAAATCATGAGCGTAAATGAGTACACAATACAATGTGGGTACAGGGTGAGTATCTGGGTTTGCATACTAAATTCCTCTTAATATCGATAGTTGTTCTCTACTGTAGTCCAGGAGAAGACCTTTTGTGTACTTTTCACGGATGGTTAGTCCCTTTTACGGCAGCAAACCGTGTATGTTCACCTAGAGGAACTTTGTGAGACCACCCTAACTGCCAACCTGACTCGAGGGTTTAGATAGATGCATATTTATGACTCGGCTGGACGGGAGCCATACATATGCTGAGCGGTAAACAGGCCTTCATAGCATTATCAGGTAATTACTAAGGTGATTCAATGAAATACGATGACCATTGTTTATTGGTAAGTAGTTTTCAAGTATTGGCTATTGTCCTGTGAGAGATGGGATATCCCTTAGTGCTGGTTGATCGAGGTATATCCCATCCCTCAGTACTCACTATCCGTATAATGGTTTTGAGAGGTAtcattttttgaatattttaagcATGACACAAATGCAAGGCATTGTTATTTGATTGGATACGATcgattttgttattgtttcagCTCTCATTGTCACACATTTTAGCAGATATAGTCTAAACCGTTTATACGACACAAACGTGGATCTATTTATGCAATCACAAATCTATGAAGGAAGCCAGCAGTTCtttattccagaaatgtttGATAACGATGCATTAGAATTCACATCGAAACGTCGGTAAAAATGAATCAGAGGTTGTTATCCATTTAGAAATCTTCTGATGTTACTCTATTTTCTATATGCCTCTTTTAAATaaacaacttatttatttattgtgtgaGAACACAGCTGTTGTGGCTATGCGTACACATAAAAATTCAAGTCCTCAGTTTCATTATACATACCAGGGATTTAAATTATACAGATTCATTGACGACAGCTACGATATGAAGGGTTCATTTTATCACCAGTAAGACAATCACGTTGTTTGTGggtagaattacatgtatatacaacagtTTTAGCACTAATAGTGATGCTAATATCATTTATGTCGCTGTCGGGACACCTGGTTGAAGACTTGGCCTAGTTTCGTACAACTTTATTTTTATAGCTCAGGTTGCTCGAAATGGCGGTAGGCAGGAATTTCACTAGCTCCCCATGAGCTTGCTTGGCACACTATTCGCGTTCCTAGAATGGCCAGTTATCAGGGTCGCGAAACTTCATTTACAGAATGTTTACAGAGAGTGCAGTACAgctgtttagttacaagatatATGAGTGTGTACAAAAGACCTTTAGCCAGAAGTAACTTTTAACATCTAACTTCAAACTTGAATGAGTTTACCTATGCTAGTTCGAAGTTATAAGTGATAAGTCGAACttttaacttctaactaaaggtctaaAGTGGATTTTAGGCTTCAGGCATTGTTTACCCTTGATGCCATGGCTAGTGTTCTGTATCCAACTAGCATAACTTTGACTCGAACGTCACATTTGAGGAACGATGTTCCATTCCTTTAAAATCTGAATGTAGATCGAAAGTTTCTCAGTTTAtagaaaaatacattattttctgttaattgctttttcttcattatctttttctttttctttttggtcaTAGTTTCTTTTTTACTTTGGTGTGTGTTAATAAATCAGCACATTTTTCGCACCAGCTCGCATAGAAGTTGGAAACCTCAAGCACTTAGTAGGCTTATCCACATATGTTTTGCGACGAGCTTTCTCTTGCATACATTTGTAAGCACTAAACAGTTAGACATGTTTGTGTTCACAGAGCTGTCTAGCTGTGGTAACAATATTCAACTACGGCCCTAGTTCAGTGTTCTGACCCCAGCGACGGAATGAGACTGCCTTCGTTTGAGCTCTGAGCTTGTCCGATAACTCTGCTGCGGTATCAACCCTGGCACACAGAGCGTGGTTGTAGTGTACGTGACGGTAAGCTAACCACTTCACAAACCGTTTTTTCCTTTGATACTAAAAACCTTGATAAGTTACTCACATGAACACTCaaagaattaatctgttaattttaacagaaagtttgtagCCTTAGCGATCctaggatgtattctgctatttaTATTGCAGCAAActgttgtgttaaatataagacaCATATTCTATGAATTCAACTAGAAGATTCTATCAGTCTTAAAGGCAGCTATGTTGAATCTgatagaatattgtgttataataacagaatacattctagcatcactcaggttCACTCAGGCAACGGACAttccgttaaaattaacagattaattttttgagtcgaagcaaaattaaaaatcctgtatatgttacattttatgtCTGGCTCGCGAAAATTCCGTTCTGAAGGATTTCACTTAAATTTTGTTCTGACCCTAAAGGATCATAAAGATTAAATCAAACGTAAGCATCAGCCAAATATAACGAGATCTTGGGGGTCATGATTTCATGCTTCAGCTAAGTTTACAGCCTCGTGACCCGTTTTAATAAATGCGCAAGAGCCGGTCGCTGTGCAGgctattttaattttgaactgGCGAAACTCATTCAGGCTGGACGGCGAACTAGCATTGGAAGGGTAGAGTGGACTGCACTGAGAAAACAGGTTGGGTGTAAAGAAAGGGTTGAGCGTTAGAAATGAATAAGATGTGAGATTCGACTGGAGATAGTGTAAGAGCAAGTAGATTGGAGAGGCTGTGAGAAGTAATGGTATAATATAGTGAAAATACAAGACAGTACAACATGAACTGAAGTGTAGTTTTCATGACATATGTGGTATGTTCTAGCAAAACtggtgaaatatttgaaaagctATGAGAGAGGCCTATACTGAGATACGATGATACCATGATACGGTAAGACGCGAACAGGTATAATACTGTTGCGCGGGGATACACTTACTGTACAGTGAAGGTAGTAGGTGGCGAAGATATTCACATTGTGCGCTGAGTATAGCCTACCTCTACCGTGCATCGAGGATACACTTACTGTGCAGCGACGATATTCTTATCGTGCGCCAAGGATATTCTTACCGTGCGCCGAGGAAGCCCTTACTGCGCGGCGATGATAAGCTTATGGAGTGAAGATATTATTACAAATGTTGTGCACTGAGGATACGCTTACGGTGCCATAAGGAAATTCTTACTGTGCAAGGAGGGTACACTTACTGTGCAAGGAGGGTACACTTACTGTGCAAGGAGGGTACACTTACTGTGCAACGAGGGCACACTTACCGTGCAACGAGGGTACACTTACTGTGCAACGAGGGTACACTTACTGTCAACGAGGGCACATTTAGGCCTACCGTGCAGCAAAACAGTTCTTTATGTTCTGTGGAGCTAAGATAATCTCTTTGCACAGAGAGGATAGTTCCACCGTGAAACGAGGGCAGTCGTACAATACAATCCAGGCTACGTACTGTTGGCAGAGTTTGGGGTTATTGTGCACTGGggacaaacaaaacatgtaaacatttagtACTACGTCTGTGCCCGTAGTATGTatattcaaacaaatgcatgtattctAACAGAAAACTATTCACACTCTTCATGTTATGATGTTATTCGATGTTACCTATACTGGACATGTTTACTTCAAccctgtattttatttttaatttccaGGCGAAGTCTGTTAACATCACAAGATGGGTGTTGTGGATATGATTATGGAGAAGCGGTCGCCGACCACACGTAAACAGTTCCAGTACAAGATGCTCAAAACGGCCACGCTCATCGCCATGTGGATAACAAGCGTAAGTTCAGGttgaactgatttatttgaatggtgttttacaccgtactcaagaatatttcacttatacaacggcctCCAGCATAATGGGGCGGGTagaagcccgggggaaacccatgactatcagCTAAACCCATGACTGCTGAGAGACCGCCCCGTttgtacgcccggagaggaagccagcatgagctgaacttgaactcaccgtGACCATcttagtgagaggctcttgtgtcattgtgccgcgctagCACGCttacccctcggccacggaggcccgacTTCAAACTGACATTTGGTCAAATAATAGTTGTCTCATGATAGAACAGTTTCTGGATAAATGAGGTAAAAGCAGAAGACAGAAATACTACAGAATGGTTGACAATGTTACAGAGCAtcttatttctgttttcatattaaCCACCTTGCAGTTGTATGGAAAAGTAATCAATaacgaaaatattttttttatttgattgctgtttattaacgtcatattcaagaatttttcacttcaacGAAGagtgtcagttttatggatggaagaaatcGGAGGGCCCGTGAGTAAACCTCcggtctttggcaagttactgacgagcttttccacatgtgacgtacagatattaTGTAAAGGTGTTTAACATTTGGTTTTCAACAAACTTTAGACTGCGCATGCGCCCGTACAGGCGTCGTCTCCTGAATATTTCTCGGTTTTGAACAGCATTATTTCTTATGCATTGCTAACGCTACAGGTAGGAATACATACAGTTTTTATATACGTCTTTATATAATCTTAATGGTAAGAGAAATATTTGGTTCAGAATTGTAAATTCAGTATACTAATATTGcctaaattaattaaaaattaataaaaatattttttacctaaataGTCGCTTATAAAAAGGTGGTCAATTTGATGCAGTCATCGCAGTTGTCACGACACCCTGTCTTGTCTTGTAGGGATTGTTTAACTCACTGGCTGGCACCACACTAGTGGACTTTAAGGAGAAACTGGACACGGATTTTGAGAAGCTTGGCACGGTGATGGTGTTTCGTACAGTTGGTAATATGCTGGGCTGTATCATCAGCTGTGTTCTGCGGGATAAAATCGGTATCCAGTCCGAACTAATCGTGGGCATAACAGCCGCTACTTGTTCGTTGGTAAACTTCCTCAAACCGTGGTCACCATCAATCGCTTTCTTCGGGGTGTTGAATTTCGTAGAAGGTTGTGGACAGAGCTGCGCAAATACAGGCGAGTATATTTTGTTGAAACTTTAGTCCTTCTCTGGTGAGATAAAGTGGGCATTACAGTTGTGACAGTTGACACGGTTGTACTTGTAATGTGGCCAAAAATTCGAATAGGCTTCGAGCTTGTAAAAATCAAAAGGATATGCAATATAACTGCAGGAAAATTTTAGCCATTATTTTGGTTAAAAAGCAGAGTGTACCTCAAGCGTGCTGGGCTGCA encodes the following:
- the LOC135466980 gene encoding sodium-dependent glucose transporter 1A-like, with the protein product MPEKQSNRESKRKAESKQFNYKVLKTAALVLLWVTSGLFISLAGATLVDFKQLLHTDFDILGTVMVLRTVGYVIGCSVASVLHDKIGIQSELIVAVAAAVCSSSNFLKPLSPSVIFFGAVNTAEGFAHSCMNTVNNALILDLWGRKASMPLHIFHFGFGLGGFLGPLLTKDYLSIGCPDTASYNSSADWYLGGDNFSGHDYDLLKVTCKNSTEANPMFLRTPNLEVPFSIVGSLLAIISLVLFTFYFLEKCSGQFRLSYTKPAKVGTYQTTEKVPKQSICDFIKSFHFRFVVGLFFVYMLINTFEGVVYNYLFTFAYEGGTGFSKPEAAYLTSAYWGSYTLSRLLASLIAHFVSVKIMIFVEFVGSLGSLLSMLFLGFSSKVGMWVSACLLGIFSAPIWPSGLAWADRYVRVKASVVAVTDVGAGIGGSICMWVAGHLVQLNRTHVYLCVASSGCACAIIIVTLLQIYGYRQGDRHAKRKNSACRANAT